The following are encoded together in the Nocardioides sp. Arc9.136 genome:
- a CDS encoding P-II family nitrogen regulator, which translates to MKLVTAVVKPHKWEDVRVALESVGVTGMTVSEVSGYGRQKGHTEVYRGAEYDVALVPKLRLEVVVADGDVDEVVGAIERGAQTGKIGDGKVWVSPVDSVLRVRTGERDDEAL; encoded by the coding sequence ATGAAGCTCGTCACCGCGGTGGTCAAGCCGCACAAGTGGGAGGACGTCCGGGTCGCCCTGGAGTCCGTCGGCGTCACCGGGATGACGGTCAGCGAGGTGAGCGGCTACGGGCGGCAGAAGGGGCACACCGAGGTCTACCGCGGCGCGGAGTACGACGTCGCGCTGGTGCCGAAGCTGCGGCTCGAGGTCGTCGTGGCCGACGGCGACGTCGACGAGGTCGTCGGCGCCATCGAGCGCGGCGCGCAGACCGGCAAGATCGGTGACGGCAAGGTCTGGGTGAGCCCGGTCGACTCGGTCCTGCGCGTCCGCACCGGCGAGCGCGACGACGAGGCCCTGTGA
- the ffh gene encoding signal recognition particle protein, producing the protein MFATLSDRLADTFKNLRGKGRLSEADIDATAREIRIALLEADVALPVVKEFVAAVKDRARGEEVSQALNPAQQIVKIVNEELVTILGGETRRLRYAKSGPTVIMLAGLQGAGKTTLAAKLALWLKEQGKTPLLVACDLQRPNAVRQLEVNGERVGVPVFAPEPGNGVGDPVAVARASIEEAKRRLHDVVIVDTAGRLGLDAELMQQASDIRDAVSPDEVLFVVDAMIGQDAVSTAQAFLDGVGYDGVVLTKLDGDARGGAALSIASITGKPVMFASNGEKMTDFDLFHPDRMASRILDMGDVMTLIEQAEKAFDSEQAMKAAAKLSGQGGEFTLDDFLEQMQQVRKLGSMSKIMGMLPGMGQFREQLENFDEREIDRIQAIIQSMTPAERANPKIIDGSRRARIAKGSGRQVSDVNQLVDRFFEARKMMMQMARGGGIPGMPGMPGMGGPKKGKAKPQQKKGKGAKRSGNPAKAAQQAAAEKEKAAAAAAANPFGTPGGADVDYEQAAAALDLPKDFSKFLK; encoded by the coding sequence GTGTTCGCCACCCTCTCCGACCGGCTCGCCGACACCTTCAAGAACCTCCGGGGCAAGGGTCGGCTCTCCGAGGCCGACATCGACGCCACCGCCCGCGAGATCCGGATCGCCCTGCTCGAGGCGGACGTCGCGCTCCCGGTCGTCAAGGAGTTCGTGGCCGCGGTCAAGGACCGCGCCCGCGGCGAGGAGGTCAGCCAGGCGCTGAACCCCGCCCAGCAGATCGTCAAGATCGTCAACGAGGAGCTCGTGACGATCCTCGGCGGTGAGACGCGCCGCCTGCGGTACGCCAAGAGCGGCCCGACCGTGATCATGCTCGCCGGCCTCCAGGGCGCCGGCAAGACGACCCTGGCCGCGAAGCTCGCGCTCTGGCTCAAGGAGCAGGGCAAGACCCCGCTCCTCGTGGCCTGCGACCTGCAGCGCCCCAACGCCGTGCGCCAGCTCGAGGTCAACGGCGAGCGGGTCGGCGTCCCGGTGTTCGCGCCGGAGCCCGGCAACGGCGTGGGCGACCCCGTCGCGGTGGCCCGCGCGTCGATCGAGGAGGCCAAGCGCCGCCTGCACGACGTCGTCATCGTCGACACCGCCGGCCGCCTCGGCCTCGACGCCGAGCTGATGCAGCAGGCCTCCGACATCCGCGACGCGGTCTCGCCCGACGAGGTCCTCTTCGTCGTCGACGCGATGATCGGCCAGGACGCCGTCTCCACCGCCCAGGCCTTCCTCGACGGCGTCGGGTACGACGGCGTCGTCCTCACCAAGCTCGACGGCGACGCCCGCGGTGGCGCGGCGCTGTCGATCGCCTCGATCACCGGCAAGCCGGTCATGTTCGCCTCCAACGGCGAGAAGATGACCGACTTCGACCTGTTCCACCCCGACCGCATGGCCTCGCGCATCCTCGACATGGGTGACGTGATGACCCTGATCGAGCAGGCCGAGAAGGCCTTCGACTCCGAGCAGGCCATGAAGGCGGCCGCGAAGCTCAGCGGCCAGGGCGGCGAGTTCACCCTCGACGACTTCCTCGAGCAGATGCAGCAGGTCCGCAAGCTCGGCTCGATGTCGAAGATCATGGGGATGCTCCCCGGGATGGGCCAGTTCCGCGAGCAGCTGGAGAACTTCGACGAGCGCGAGATCGACCGGATCCAGGCGATCATCCAGTCGATGACGCCGGCCGAGCGGGCCAACCCCAAGATCATCGACGGCTCGCGCCGGGCGCGCATCGCGAAGGGGTCGGGCCGCCAGGTCTCCGACGTCAACCAGCTCGTCGACCGGTTCTTCGAGGCGCGCAAGATGATGATGCAGATGGCGCGCGGCGGCGGGATCCCCGGCATGCCGGGCATGCCCGGCATGGGCGGTCCCAAGAAGGGCAAGGCCAAGCCGCAGCAGAAGAAGGGCAAGGGCGCCAAGCGGTCCGGCAACCCGGCGAAGGCCGCCCAGCAGGCGGCCGCCGAGAAGGAGAAGGCAGCCGCCGCCGCGGCCGCCAACCCCTTCGGCACCCCCGGCGGTGCGGACGTGGACTACGAGCAGGCCGCTGCCGCCCTCGACCTGCCGAAGGACTTCTCGAAGTTCCTCAAGTGA
- a CDS encoding YbdD/YjiX family protein, with product MTGRGVLGGVRWYLREVTGESRWEAYLARCERDGVRPMTRREYERHRSDLREHNPQSRCC from the coding sequence ATGACGGGGCGAGGCGTCCTCGGCGGGGTCCGGTGGTACCTCAGGGAGGTCACCGGCGAGTCCCGGTGGGAGGCCTACCTGGCGCGGTGCGAGCGCGACGGCGTCCGGCCGATGACACGTCGCGAGTACGAACGGCACCGCTCGGACCTCCGCGAGCACAACCCCCAGTCGCGCTGCTGCTGA
- a CDS encoding RNA-binding protein — MLADALEHLVRGVVDNPDDVVVRDKQLRRGSVLEVLVHPDDLGKVIGRGGRTASAFRTVISALAGREGARIDFVDVDRRR; from the coding sequence ATGCTGGCCGACGCGCTCGAGCACCTCGTCCGCGGCGTCGTGGACAACCCCGACGACGTGGTCGTCCGCGACAAGCAGCTCCGTCGCGGCTCGGTCCTCGAGGTCCTGGTGCACCCCGACGACCTCGGCAAGGTGATCGGGCGCGGCGGCCGCACGGCGTCCGCGTTCCGCACCGTCATCTCGGCGCTCGCCGGGCGTGAGGGTGCGCGGATCGACTTCGTCGACGTCGACCGGCGTCGCTGA
- a CDS encoding amidohydrolase family protein: MAALRFSGPVLPDGGSRDLYVVDGTVTYEPQAGAETVARGWIVPGLVDAHNHLGLEDHGAVEESEVEGQALADRDAGALLLRDCGSPADTRWVQEREDLPRLVRAGRHVARTKRYIRGYAHEVEPADLATYVGREAQGSDGWVKVVGDWISRDVGDLAPSFPPEAFAEAIATAHAEGAKVTAHCFGRDVLQGLLDAGIDCIEHGTGLSLDQLDQMASRGVALVPTVMQTAKFPTFAEQGRDRFPDYAATMEDLHARRREVLMSAHEAGVAMYVGSDGGGAQRHGWLAGEVLAMVELGLPAEDVVAAASWRGREWLGFPGLEEGASADLVVYDRDPVADPTVLWEPVCVVLRGRVVGRAPA, from the coding sequence ATGGCTGCGTTGAGGTTCTCCGGACCGGTCCTGCCCGACGGCGGGAGCCGCGACCTGTACGTCGTGGACGGCACGGTCACCTACGAGCCGCAGGCCGGCGCGGAGACGGTCGCCCGCGGGTGGATCGTCCCGGGCCTGGTCGACGCCCACAACCACCTCGGCCTCGAGGACCACGGCGCGGTCGAGGAGTCCGAGGTCGAGGGCCAGGCGCTGGCCGACCGTGACGCCGGCGCGCTGCTGCTGCGCGACTGCGGCTCCCCGGCCGACACCCGCTGGGTCCAGGAGCGCGAGGACCTGCCGCGCCTGGTGCGGGCCGGGCGGCACGTCGCGCGCACGAAGCGCTACATCCGGGGCTACGCCCACGAGGTCGAGCCGGCCGACCTCGCGACGTACGTCGGTCGGGAGGCGCAGGGGAGCGACGGCTGGGTGAAGGTGGTCGGCGACTGGATCTCCCGCGACGTGGGCGACCTGGCGCCGTCGTTCCCGCCGGAGGCGTTCGCCGAGGCGATCGCGACCGCCCACGCCGAGGGTGCGAAGGTGACCGCCCACTGCTTCGGCCGCGACGTGCTGCAGGGCCTGCTCGACGCGGGCATCGACTGCATCGAGCACGGCACGGGCCTCTCGCTCGACCAGCTCGACCAGATGGCGTCGCGGGGCGTGGCGCTGGTGCCGACCGTGATGCAGACGGCCAAGTTCCCGACCTTCGCCGAGCAGGGCCGCGACCGGTTCCCCGACTACGCGGCCACGATGGAGGACCTGCACGCCCGGCGCCGGGAGGTGCTGATGTCGGCCCACGAGGCGGGCGTGGCGATGTACGTCGGCAGCGACGGCGGCGGCGCGCAGCGGCACGGCTGGCTCGCCGGCGAGGTCCTGGCCATGGTCGAGCTGGGCCTGCCGGCCGAGGACGTCGTCGCCGCTGCGTCCTGGCGCGGCCGGGAGTGGCTGGGGTTCCCGGGCCTGGAGGAGGGCGCGAGCGCCGACCTGGTCGTCTACGACCGCGACCCCGTCGCCGACCCCACCGTGCTGTGGGAGCCGGTCTGCGTCGTGCTGCGGGGCCGCGTCGTCGGTCGCGCGCCCGCCTAG
- the rimM gene encoding ribosome maturation factor RimM (Essential for efficient processing of 16S rRNA) — protein METIELVVGRIGKPHGIRGEVTVDVRTDEPERRYAVGARLRAEPPRGSASPLREVTVESARWHQTTLLVSFAEIADRNAAEAARGIVLHATIPADETPADPDEYYDHQLIGLAAYDLEGTELGTVSALVHGGAQDLLTIRTPEGREALVPFVKALVPEVDLAARRVVVADRPGLVTPLPEDA, from the coding sequence GTGGAGACGATCGAGCTGGTGGTCGGGCGGATCGGCAAGCCGCACGGCATCCGCGGCGAGGTGACGGTCGACGTGCGCACCGACGAGCCCGAGCGGCGGTACGCCGTGGGGGCCCGGCTGCGGGCCGAGCCGCCCCGCGGCTCGGCCTCTCCGCTGCGCGAGGTGACCGTCGAGAGCGCGCGCTGGCACCAGACGACGCTGCTGGTCTCCTTCGCCGAGATCGCCGACCGGAACGCCGCCGAGGCCGCCCGCGGCATCGTGCTGCACGCGACGATCCCCGCCGACGAGACCCCGGCCGACCCCGACGAGTACTACGACCACCAGCTCATCGGCCTGGCGGCGTACGACCTGGAGGGGACCGAGCTCGGCACGGTCTCCGCGCTGGTCCACGGCGGCGCGCAGGACCTGCTGACGATCCGCACGCCCGAGGGCCGCGAGGCGCTGGTGCCGTTCGTCAAGGCCCTCGTCCCCGAGGTCGACCTGGCGGCCCGACGCGTGGTCGTCGCCGACCGGCCCGGCCTGGTGACGCCGCTGCCCGAGGACGCGTGA
- the rplS gene encoding 50S ribosomal protein L19, giving the protein MSNNLVAELGNSAKRDDVPAFRAGDTIKVHVKVVEGNRSRVQVFQGVVIRVQGSGIGRTFTVRKVSFGVGVERTFPLNSPIFEQIEIVTRGDVRRAKLYYLRNLRGKAAKIKERREA; this is encoded by the coding sequence ATGAGCAACAACCTGGTGGCCGAGCTCGGCAACAGCGCCAAGCGCGACGACGTCCCGGCCTTCCGCGCCGGTGACACCATCAAGGTCCACGTCAAGGTCGTCGAGGGCAACCGCTCCCGCGTCCAGGTGTTCCAGGGCGTCGTGATCCGCGTGCAGGGCTCCGGCATCGGCCGGACCTTCACCGTCCGCAAGGTCTCCTTCGGCGTCGGCGTCGAGCGCACCTTCCCGCTGAACTCCCCGATCTTCGAGCAGATCGAGATCGTCACCCGCGGTGACGTCCGTCGCGCGAAGCTGTACTACCTGCGCAACCTGCGCGGCAAGGCCGCCAAGATCAAGGAGCGCCGCGAGGCCTGA
- the rpsP gene encoding 30S ribosomal protein S16, which translates to MAVKIRLKRLGKVRVPQYRIVVVDSRKKRDGRVLEEIGKYHPKEDPSYIDVTSERAQYWLGVGAQPTEAVAAILKVTGDWQKFKGEPGAEGTLRHAEPKRDKLEIFNEALKEAQSEPRGDATTKKAAKKSAEAAAPEANVTPGVETPEGATEEAEAVETAQTKSDADPERPDADKQA; encoded by the coding sequence GTGGCCGTCAAGATCCGTTTGAAGCGCCTGGGCAAGGTCCGGGTGCCGCAGTACCGCATCGTCGTCGTCGACTCGCGCAAGAAGCGCGACGGTCGCGTCCTCGAGGAGATCGGCAAGTACCACCCCAAGGAGGACCCGTCGTACATCGACGTCACCTCCGAGCGGGCGCAGTACTGGCTCGGCGTCGGCGCGCAGCCGACCGAGGCCGTCGCCGCCATCCTCAAGGTCACCGGCGACTGGCAGAAGTTCAAGGGTGAGCCGGGCGCCGAGGGCACCCTGCGCCACGCCGAGCCCAAGCGGGACAAGCTCGAGATCTTCAACGAGGCGCTCAAGGAGGCTCAGAGCGAGCCCCGCGGCGACGCGACGACCAAGAAGGCCGCGAAGAAGTCGGCCGAGGCCGCCGCTCCCGAGGCCAACGTGACCCCCGGCGTCGAGACCCCCGAGGGTGCGACCGAGGAGGCCGAGGCCGTGGAGACCGCCCAGACCAAGTCGGACGCCGACCCCGAGCGTCCTGACGCGGACAAGCAGGCCTGA
- a CDS encoding GNAT family N-acetyltransferase has protein sequence MRVAGRLVGSVRGRLDGDVWEIGRLMVAPDLRGRGLGRLLLEHVEAVAPAGAASYRLFTGKGSADNLRMYKKAGFRLREVLDGRSGPAVLTKRISGR, from the coding sequence GTGCGGGTCGCCGGCCGGCTGGTCGGCTCCGTGCGCGGCCGGCTCGACGGCGACGTCTGGGAGATCGGGCGGCTGATGGTCGCCCCGGACCTGCGCGGGCGCGGCCTGGGCCGGCTGCTGCTCGAGCACGTCGAGGCGGTCGCGCCGGCCGGCGCCGCGTCGTACCGCCTCTTCACGGGCAAGGGCAGCGCCGACAACCTGCGGATGTACAAGAAGGCGGGCTTCCGCCTGCGCGAGGTGCTCGACGGGCGATCGGGCCCGGCGGTGCTCACCAAGCGGATTTCTGGCCGCTGA
- a CDS encoding NYN domain-containing protein, giving the protein MTTTLVVDGANVVGSRPDGWWKDRAGAARRLHEQLLVGDTPQDVVVLVLEGAAKGGVRPGRDQHVRTVHAKGAGDETIVAEARAAAGRGERVTVVTADRMLQARVEGVGALAVGPSWLLDLIG; this is encoded by the coding sequence GTGACCACCACGCTGGTGGTCGACGGCGCCAACGTGGTGGGCAGCCGCCCGGACGGCTGGTGGAAGGACCGGGCGGGTGCCGCCCGCCGGCTGCACGAGCAGCTGCTGGTGGGGGACACGCCCCAGGACGTGGTCGTCCTCGTGCTGGAGGGGGCGGCCAAGGGCGGCGTCCGGCCCGGGCGCGACCAGCACGTGCGCACCGTGCACGCGAAGGGCGCCGGCGACGAGACGATCGTCGCCGAGGCCCGGGCGGCGGCCGGACGGGGCGAGCGGGTCACGGTGGTGACCGCCGACCGGATGCTGCAGGCGCGGGTCGAGGGCGTCGGCGCCCTCGCCGTCGGGCCCTCCTGGCTCCTCGACCTCATCGGCTGA
- a CDS encoding carbon starvation CstA family protein, which translates to MSTATDVRQPTRPPHRRDPRSIALWAAVGVVGAVCWAVLALSRGEDVSALWMLFAALCSYAIAYRFYARFIARKVLEVDDTRATPAERLDNGVDFEVTDRRVLFGHHFAAIAGAGPLVGPVLAAQMGYLPGTIWIVAGVVAAGAVQDMVVLFFSMRRDGRSLGQMVRDEVGVVGGVAALIAVFAIMILILAVLALVVVNALAESPWGVFSIGLTIPIALLMGFYLRYLRPGRVLEVTAIGVVLLLLAIVGGGWVDGSSLGDDLTLSKETLVICLVVYGFVASVLPVWMLLTPRDYLSTFMKVGVIVLLAVGLVIAAPSIQADAVTSFATDGDGPVFSGKVFPFVFITIACGALSGFHALISSGTTPKLIAKESQVRMIGYGGMLMESFVAISALIAAVVIDQGLYYSMNAPAGATGGTVESAAQFVAGLGYTITPDQLAAAAAAVEEESLISRTGGAPTLAFGLSQVFSEAFGGGLQAFWYHFAIMFEALFILTAVDAGTRVGRFMLQDTVGNVWKRFGDTSWRPASWIASAVVVGAWGSMLYIGVTDPLGGINQLFPLFGIANQLLAAIALALCVTLLIKHGKLRYAWVPGIPLVWDLVTTMTASWQKVFSDNPAIGYFAQADRYREARDAGEVLAPAADAGQMDQVVFNSTLNGVLQAAFAVLVIVVVANAVVVWVRAARAGGLPTTEVPHTPSRIVAPADFFPTAEEKEALRAWEESRRAEPVGGRR; encoded by the coding sequence ATGAGCACGGCCACCGACGTCCGCCAGCCCACCCGTCCGCCGCACCGCCGCGACCCCCGGTCGATCGCCCTCTGGGCCGCCGTGGGCGTCGTCGGCGCCGTCTGCTGGGCGGTCCTCGCCCTGTCCCGGGGCGAGGACGTCTCGGCGCTGTGGATGCTGTTCGCAGCGCTGTGCTCCTACGCCATCGCCTACCGGTTCTACGCACGCTTCATCGCCCGGAAGGTGCTCGAGGTCGACGACACCCGGGCCACGCCCGCCGAGCGGCTCGACAACGGCGTCGACTTCGAGGTCACCGACCGCCGGGTGCTCTTCGGCCACCACTTCGCGGCCATCGCGGGCGCCGGGCCGCTCGTCGGGCCGGTCCTGGCCGCCCAGATGGGCTACCTGCCGGGGACGATCTGGATCGTCGCCGGCGTCGTCGCGGCCGGCGCCGTCCAGGACATGGTCGTGCTCTTCTTCTCGATGCGCCGCGACGGCCGGAGCCTGGGCCAGATGGTCCGCGACGAGGTCGGGGTGGTCGGCGGTGTCGCGGCGCTCATCGCGGTGTTCGCGATCATGATCCTGATCCTGGCGGTGCTCGCGCTGGTGGTGGTCAACGCGCTGGCGGAGTCCCCGTGGGGCGTGTTCTCGATCGGGCTCACCATCCCCATCGCCCTGCTGATGGGCTTCTACCTGCGCTACCTGCGCCCGGGGCGCGTCCTGGAGGTCACCGCGATCGGCGTGGTGCTGCTCCTGCTCGCGATCGTCGGCGGCGGCTGGGTCGACGGCTCGTCGCTCGGCGACGACCTGACGCTCTCCAAGGAGACGCTGGTCATCTGCCTGGTCGTCTACGGCTTCGTCGCCTCCGTGCTGCCGGTGTGGATGCTGCTGACCCCGCGCGACTACCTCTCGACGTTCATGAAGGTCGGCGTGATCGTGCTCCTCGCGGTCGGCCTGGTCATCGCCGCGCCGTCGATCCAGGCCGACGCGGTGACGTCGTTCGCCACCGACGGCGACGGGCCGGTCTTCTCCGGCAAGGTCTTCCCGTTCGTGTTCATCACCATCGCCTGCGGGGCCCTGTCGGGCTTCCACGCACTGATCTCCTCGGGCACGACGCCGAAGCTGATCGCCAAGGAGAGCCAGGTACGGATGATCGGGTACGGCGGCATGCTGATGGAGTCCTTCGTGGCCATCAGCGCGCTGATCGCCGCGGTCGTCATCGACCAGGGGCTCTACTACTCGATGAACGCCCCCGCCGGCGCCACCGGAGGGACGGTCGAGAGCGCCGCCCAGTTCGTCGCCGGGCTCGGCTACACGATCACCCCCGACCAGCTGGCCGCGGCCGCAGCGGCCGTCGAGGAGGAGTCGCTCATCTCGCGCACCGGCGGTGCGCCGACGCTGGCCTTCGGCCTCTCCCAGGTCTTCTCCGAGGCCTTCGGCGGAGGGCTCCAGGCGTTCTGGTACCACTTCGCGATCATGTTCGAGGCGCTCTTCATCCTGACCGCCGTCGACGCCGGCACCCGCGTGGGCCGGTTCATGCTGCAGGACACCGTCGGCAACGTCTGGAAGCGGTTCGGCGACACCTCGTGGCGACCGGCCTCCTGGATCGCCAGCGCCGTCGTCGTCGGCGCCTGGGGCTCGATGCTCTACATCGGCGTGACCGACCCGCTGGGCGGGATCAACCAGCTCTTCCCGCTCTTCGGCATCGCCAACCAGCTGCTCGCCGCCATCGCGCTCGCGCTGTGCGTCACCCTGCTCATCAAGCACGGGAAGCTCCGCTACGCCTGGGTCCCCGGCATCCCCCTCGTCTGGGACCTGGTCACGACCATGACCGCGAGCTGGCAGAAGGTGTTCTCCGACAACCCGGCGATCGGCTACTTCGCCCAGGCCGACCGCTACCGCGAGGCACGGGACGCCGGTGAGGTGCTGGCCCCGGCAGCCGACGCCGGGCAGATGGACCAGGTGGTCTTCAACTCCACGCTCAACGGGGTGCTGCAGGCGGCCTTCGCCGTGCTCGTCATCGTGGTCGTCGCCAACGCCGTGGTCGTCTGGGTGCGCGCCGCCCGGGCCGGCGGCCTGCCGACCACGGAGGTGCCGCACACCCCCTCGCGGATCGTCGCACCGGCCGACTTCTTCCCCACCGCCGAGGAGAAGGAGGCGCTGCGCGCCTGGGAGGAGTCCCGGCGGGCCGAACCGGTCGGGGGCCGACGATGA
- a CDS encoding [protein-PII] uridylyltransferase, whose translation MTAADRAARTADADALCVKAYDGVGGPDAGMALVAVGGYGRSELAPHSDLDVVLVHDEGVDPGEVAEQLWYPLWDSGARVDHSVRALPEMVTAAEADLKVALGLLDVRHLAGDPGLSLRLRTTMLAQWRRGARERLPEVQRLVRARHDLVGELAHVSVPDLKEAEGGIRDATVLRALVATWLVDVPHVELERVRLALLDVRDLVHDVAGRPSDRVVPEMWAELATRLELPDARAAQVHVRELGRRITHLSRLTWRRVEDYLARPAAVGARRPALTPLAEGVAMAGREVVLDGRARPAQDPVLLLRAAAHAAERDVVLAPPTAARLARECAPLPDPWPAEARQLLVRMLASGRGLLDTWETLEETGALGAVLPEWDRIRLLPHASAIHRYTVDRHVVETCVEASGLIRSVARPDVLMVAALLHDIGKGSLTEHSVAGEPIARDIARRMGFDEAAVDLVGTLVRWHLLLAETATTRDPDDPATVELVTSRVGSVEALSLLTALTEADAKATSPKAWSSWRAGLVLDLARRARAALDSGSAPPPVVADEVPVPEEVRRGGISVEVEELADGSRVTVVAPDRVGLLADLAGVLALQRLPVRAARAWSQDQHAVSIWEVGAQGLDPAVLRTRYDAVRSGSVDAAARLRPAGPDVLAPTVAVRPEASEQSTVLEVRATDRPGVVHLVCAALARLGVAVRSAHVDTLGPQAVDVFYVQEVDAGPLPDGRAAEAAHAVRAALSGE comes from the coding sequence GTGACCGCCGCCGACCGTGCCGCCCGCACCGCCGACGCCGACGCGCTGTGCGTCAAGGCCTACGACGGCGTCGGCGGTCCCGATGCGGGGATGGCGCTCGTCGCCGTCGGTGGGTACGGCCGCTCCGAGCTGGCGCCCCACTCCGACCTCGACGTGGTCCTGGTCCACGACGAGGGGGTCGACCCCGGCGAGGTGGCCGAGCAGCTCTGGTACCCCCTGTGGGACTCCGGGGCCCGCGTGGACCACTCGGTGCGGGCGCTGCCGGAGATGGTCACCGCGGCCGAGGCCGACCTCAAGGTCGCGCTCGGCCTGCTCGACGTGCGCCACCTCGCGGGCGACCCCGGGCTGTCGCTGCGCCTGCGGACCACGATGCTCGCCCAGTGGCGCCGCGGTGCCCGGGAACGGCTGCCGGAGGTGCAGCGGCTGGTCCGCGCGCGCCACGACCTGGTCGGCGAGCTCGCCCACGTCTCGGTGCCGGACCTGAAGGAGGCCGAGGGCGGGATCCGCGACGCCACCGTGCTGCGAGCGCTGGTGGCCACCTGGCTGGTCGACGTCCCCCACGTCGAGCTCGAGCGGGTCCGGCTGGCGCTGCTCGACGTCCGCGACCTCGTCCACGACGTCGCCGGGCGGCCCAGCGACCGGGTGGTCCCGGAGATGTGGGCCGAGCTGGCCACCCGCCTCGAGCTGCCCGACGCCCGCGCCGCGCAGGTGCACGTCCGCGAGCTCGGCCGGCGGATCACCCACCTGTCCCGGCTGACCTGGCGCCGCGTCGAGGACTACCTGGCCCGCCCCGCCGCGGTCGGCGCGCGCCGACCGGCCCTGACCCCGCTGGCCGAGGGGGTCGCGATGGCCGGGCGCGAGGTGGTGCTGGACGGCCGGGCGCGACCGGCCCAGGACCCCGTGCTGCTGCTGCGCGCGGCCGCGCACGCCGCCGAGCGCGACGTCGTCCTCGCACCGCCGACCGCCGCCCGCCTGGCGCGGGAGTGCGCGCCGCTGCCCGACCCGTGGCCCGCCGAGGCCCGCCAGCTGCTGGTGCGGATGCTCGCCTCCGGGCGCGGGCTGCTCGACACCTGGGAGACGCTGGAGGAGACCGGCGCGCTGGGGGCGGTCCTGCCGGAGTGGGACCGCATCCGGCTGCTCCCGCACGCCTCCGCGATCCACCGCTACACCGTCGACCGGCACGTGGTCGAGACCTGCGTGGAGGCCTCCGGCCTGATCCGGTCGGTGGCCCGCCCCGACGTGCTGATGGTCGCCGCGCTGCTGCACGACATCGGCAAGGGCAGCCTGACCGAGCACAGCGTGGCCGGCGAGCCGATCGCCCGGGACATCGCGCGGCGGATGGGGTTCGACGAGGCCGCCGTGGACCTGGTCGGCACGCTCGTGCGCTGGCACCTGCTGCTCGCCGAGACCGCCACGACCCGCGACCCCGACGACCCCGCGACGGTCGAGCTGGTCACCTCCCGGGTCGGGTCGGTCGAGGCGCTGTCGCTGCTGACCGCGCTCACCGAGGCCGACGCCAAGGCGACGTCCCCCAAGGCCTGGTCGTCCTGGCGCGCCGGCCTGGTGCTCGACCTGGCGCGCCGCGCCCGGGCCGCCCTGGACAGCGGGTCGGCGCCGCCGCCCGTCGTCGCCGACGAGGTCCCCGTGCCGGAGGAGGTGCGCCGCGGCGGGATCTCCGTCGAGGTCGAGGAGCTGGCCGACGGCTCGCGGGTCACGGTGGTCGCACCCGACCGGGTGGGCCTCCTCGCCGACCTCGCCGGTGTCCTCGCCCTGCAGCGCCTGCCCGTGCGCGCCGCCCGCGCCTGGTCCCAGGACCAGCACGCGGTCAGCATCTGGGAGGTCGGCGCGCAGGGGCTGGACCCCGCCGTCCTCCGCACCCGGTACGACGCCGTCCGCTCGGGCTCGGTCGACGCCGCCGCCCGGCTGCGGCCGGCCGGCCCGGACGTGCTGGCGCCGACCGTCGCCGTGCGCCCCGAGGCCTCCGAGCAGTCGACCGTCCTGGAGGTCCGGGCGACCGACCGGCCCGGCGTCGTGCACTTGGTCTGCGCGGCGCTGGCGCGGCTGGGGGTGGCGGTGCGATCGGCGCACGTCGACACCCTGGGGCCGCAGGCGGTCGACGTCTTCTACGTCCAGGAGGTCGACGCCGGGCCGCTGCCGGACGGCCGCGCGGCCGAGGCGGCCCACGCCGTCCGGGCGGCGCTGTCGGGGGAGTAG